One segment of Cololabis saira isolate AMF1-May2022 chromosome 9, fColSai1.1, whole genome shotgun sequence DNA contains the following:
- the LOC133450916 gene encoding BLOC-3 complex member HPS4-like, whose protein sequence is MAEPKPADSARCNYFFLYDGSKVRGEGDPTREGICYFYPEETPLDEQELLCGQLAGVGRCVSELSSSSVRTIRLHRSNFAIRMKGDFFWALGCSVEVPTVSVCELLDRLINLFCFYNGSVRQSYQSHRRETLAAQWARYLSQLQSGPSQFYYIFSCLKTLDPTNVDPLLLLKAALILQACQRCPLVLAGCILFRGRVVSTQMPPELTMKVMVHESETYTKAQRSGGPNRSSSFGSNVSSTAVFLTTSELQYLQSPPVDKDYSSHSTPHKDAPPKRTRLSRTLSDTPSMESEPALPSSPRAAHTSLHSPCFAASSDNSVFSPAPSQSATVSPSPVSAPWSPRPSLSSRRNSQETEDDAPEESYYHSFHSNGDGDGSEFGEKAFLNGGGGGDGDAAGGTAFDFRGAHSGDEQTQADKMLVGDSGVCCGSSKGPAAELRHPPPVSCVFDSLDGPLIPMTLYIHRVNGLVLALLVEPHFMSDTASVEEVYHCSLASLNGLEAHLRAIAPGGPGAPGPYIFAHFDCIQSTLTTNMSGRPGGAPEHPFVRATSLLHSHFCNTETLQEAIIRSAGAAVYGNRSLVQETYFQHQGGSLRNSGIPNHQDSAFSLPSKARHRLLKHGVNLL, encoded by the exons ATGGCTGAGCCCAAGCCTGCAGACTCCGCAAG GTGTAATTATTTCTTCCTCTATGATGGATCCAAGGTCAGAGGAGAGGGCGATCCTACGAGAGAGGGAATCTGCTACTTCTACCCTGAGGAG ACTCCTTTAGATGAGCAGGAGCTGCTGTGCGGGCAGCTCGCCGGCGTGGGCCGCTGCGTGTCCGAGCTTTCATCCTCGTCCGTGCGCACGATCAGGCTGCATCGCAGTAACTTTGCCATCCGCATGAAGGGCGACTTCTTCTGG GCTCTGGGCTGCTCTGTGGAAGTTCCCACCGTCAGCGTCTGCGAGCTTCTGGATCGGCTCATAAACCTCTTCTGCTTCTACAACGGCTCTGTTCGCCAGAGCTACCAG TCTCACAGGCGGGAAACTCTGGCCGCTCAGTGGGCGCGGTATCTCTCGCAGCTGCAGTCGGGACCGTCACAGTTCTACTACATTTTCAGCTGTTTGAAGACCCTTGACCCCACCAAC GTGGACCCGCTGCTGCTCCTCAAAGCCGCCCTCATCCTGCAGGCATGCCAGCGTTGCCCTCTAGTGTTGGCCGGCTGCATTCTCTTCAGAGGAAG AGTTGTCAGTACGCAGATGCCTCCCGAGCTCACGATGAAGGTCATGGTCCACGAGAGTGAAACCTACACCAAG GCCCAGAGGTCCGGTGGACCGAACAGATCCAGCTCGTTTGGCAGCAACGTCAGCTCCACGGCCGTGTTCCTGACCACGTCTGAGCTCCAGTACCTGCAGTCTCCTCCCGTCGACAAGGACTACag CTCTCACTCCACTCCACACAAAGACGCTCCCCCGAAGAGAACCCGCCTTTCCAGAACGTTATCAGACACGCCCTCCATGGAGTCGGAGCCAGCTCTTCCCAGCTCCCCCCGGGCCGCCCACACGTCGCTCCACAGCCCTTGTTTTGCAGCTTCTTCAGATAACTCCGTGTTCAGCCCAGCTCCGTCTCAGAGCGCCACCGTCTCTCCGTCACCCGTCTCAGCACCGTGGTCGCCCAGACCTTCGCTCTCAAGTCGGAGGAACTCTCAGGAAACTGAGGATGACGCTCCGGAAGAGTCCTACTATCACAGCTTTCACAGCAACGGAGATGGAGACGGCTCGGAGTTTGGAGAAAAGGCCTTTCTAAACGGAGGCGGTGGAGGGGATGGAGACGCGGCCGGCGGGACGGCGTTTGACTTCAGAGGGGCTCACTCTGGGGACGAGCAGACACAGGCCGATAAGATGCTGGTGGGAGATAGCGGAGTCTGCTGCGGGAGCAGTAAAGGCCCAGCGGCGGAGCTTCGGCACCCTCCTCCCGTGTCCTGTGTGTTTGACAGCTTGGACGGTCCGCTGATCCCCATGACGCTCTACATCCACCGGGTCAACGGCTTGGTGCTGGCGCTTCTGGTGGAGCCGCATTTCATGAGTGACACGGCTTCTGTGGAGGAAGTg TATCACTGCAGCCTGGCTTCCCTCAACGGACTTGAGGCCCATCTCCGGGCCATCGCTCCAGGGGGCCCGGGGGCTCCGGGGCcctacatatttgcccattttGACTGCATTCAGAGCACCCTAACAA CCAACATGTCTGGCCGACCAGGGGGAGCCCCGGAGCATCCTTTTGTCAGGGCCACATCACTTCTCCACTCGCATTTCTGTAACACTGAGACTCTGCAGGAGGCTATTATCAG GAGCGCCGGCGCTGCAGTGTACGGAAACCGCAGTTTAGTGCAGGAGACGTACTTCCAGCACCAGGGGGGGTCCCTGAGGAACTCCGGCATCCCCAACCACCAGGACAGCGCCTTCTCGCTGCCCAGCAAAGCCCGACACAGACTGTTGAAACACGGGGTCAACCTGCTCTGA